A genomic stretch from Carassius auratus strain Wakin chromosome 37, ASM336829v1, whole genome shotgun sequence includes:
- the psmc5 gene encoding 26S proteasome regulatory subunit 8, whose amino-acid sequence MFKMALDGIEQMDVEDSKGGTGLRQYYLSKIEDLQLTVNEKSQNLRRLQAQRNELNAKVRLLREELQLLQEQGSYVGEVVRAMDKKKVLVKVHPEGKFVVDVDKNIDINDVTPNCRVALRNDSYTLHKILPNKVDPLVSLMMVEKVPDSTYEMIGGLDKQIKEIKEVIELPVKHPELFEALGIAQPKGVLLYGPPGTGKTLLARAVAHHTDCTFIRVSGSELVQKFIGEGARMVRELFVMAREHAPSIIFMDEIDSIGSSRLEGGSGGDSEVQRTMLELLNQLDGFEATKNIKVIMATNRIDILDSALLRPGRIDRKIEFPPPNEEARLDILKIHSRKMNLTRGINLRKIAELMPGASGAEVKGVCTEAGMYALRERRVHVTQEDFEMAVAKVMQKDSEKNMSIKKLWK is encoded by the exons ATGTTCAAGATGGCGCTGGACGGGATCGAGCAA atgGATGTTGAAGACAGTAAAGGAGGCACTGGTCTCCGACAGTATTACCTGTCTAAAATTGAGGATCTTCAG TTGACAGTGAATGAGAAAAGCCAAAATCTCAGACGTCTGCAGGCTCAAAGGAACGAGTTAAATGCCAAGG TGCGCCTCCTGCGTGAGGAGCTTCAGTTGCTGCAGGAGCAGGGGTCTTATGTAGGAGAGGTGGTGAGAGCCATGGACAAGAAGAAAGTGCTGGTCAAG GTGCATCCTGAAGGAAAGTTTGTTGTGGATGTGGATAAGAACATTGATATAAATGAT GTAACTCCAAATTGCCGTGTAGCACTTCGAAATGACAGTTACACACTACACAAAATCCTGCCAAACAAAGTTGACCCGCTCGTCTCACTGATGATGGTGGAAAAGGTGCCAGATTCAACATACGAGATGATTGGAGGGCTGGACAAACAGATCAAAGAGATCAAGGAAGTGATTGAGCTTCCAGTCAAGCACCCAGAATTATTTGAGGCTCTAGGAATTGCGCAGCCTAAG GGTGTGCTGCTGTATGGACCTCCTGGAACAGGAAAGACCCTGTTagccagagctgttgcccatcaCACCGACTGCACCTTCATCAGGGTGTCTGGATCGGAGCTGGTGCAGAAATTCATAGGAGAAG GAGCTCGTATGGTGCGTGAGCTGTTCGTCATGGCCAGGGAACATGCGCCCTCCATCATCTTCATGGATGAGATCGACTCCATCGGCTCGTCTCGGCTGGAGGGCGGATCAGGAGGAGACAGTGAGGTGCAGAGAACTATGCTGGAGCTCCTCAACCAGCTGGATGGGTTTGAGGCCACCAAGAACATCAAG GTTATCATGGCTACAAACCGTATTGACATTCTAGACTCTGCGCTTCTTCGACCAGGCCGCATTGACAGGAAGATTGAATTTCCTCCTCCCAATGAAGAG GCCCGTTTGGATATTCTGAAGATCCACTCCCGGAAGATGAACCTGACGCGTGGTATTAACCTGCGCAAGATTGCCGAGCTGATGCCAGGAGCGTCTGGTGCTGAGGTCAAG GGCGTCTGCACAGAGGCAGGGATGTATGCTCTGAGAGAGAGGAGAGTCCACGTTACCCAAGAAGATTTTGAAATGGCAGTAGCTAAG GTGATGCAGAAAGACAGTGAGAAAAACATGTCCATCAAGAAGCTCTGGAAGTAA